One Lutra lutra chromosome 7, mLutLut1.2, whole genome shotgun sequence DNA window includes the following coding sequences:
- the MKRN3 gene encoding probable E3 ubiquitin-protein ligase makorin-3 — MEEPAAPSEASEAPGASAGAEAAGEGASGPSLRTRPVFRQFSAAGPAPLRASRLRPAQAAGGGAGLSLLPGRSGGSWTKQVTCRYYLHGLCKEGENCRYSHDLSGRQVAREGPGPADQGPSTAAQAETLPQEVAEAPPAASSFSLPVIGLAVEGGSFEAGRDNAGLEAAGGAGAEGWENAIEFVPGQPYRGRMFPIVPSAPPQSSVTEREQIAVGRGPPLCRDAAMGQCFRGESCMYLHGEICDMCGRQVLHPLDPVQREHHIKACIEAHEEDMELSFAVQRSMDKVCGICMEVVYEKANPSDCRFGILSNCNHTYCLKCIRRWRTDKQFGNRIVKSCPQCRVTSNFVIPSEFWVEEEEEKQKLIQQYKEAMSNKTCRYFAESRGFCPFGENCFYKHADPEGPGEDPQRQGAGESGAHCSQLLEPTQD; from the exons ATGGAAgagcctgcagctccctctgaaGCCTCTGAGGCACCTGGGGCATCTGCGGGTGCCGAGGCAGCCGGGGAGGGTGCATCTGGGCCTTCCCTCCGCACGCGCCCGGTCTTCCGGCAATTTTCAGCTGCAGGTCCGGCCCCCCTCCGTGCGTCACGTCTGAGGCCTGCCcaggctgcagggggaggggctgggctcagTCTCCTGCCGGGCCGCAGTGGTGGCAGCTGGACGAAGCAAGTCACCTGCAGGTATTATCTGCATGGGCTTTGCAAGGAGGGGGAGAACTGTCGTTACTCTCATGACCTCTCGGGCCGGCAGGTGGCCAGGGAGGGCCCTGGTCCTGCAGACCAAGGCCCTAGCACGGCTGCGCAAGCTGAGACCCTTCCTCAGGAAGTGGCGGAAGCCCCTCCCGCTGCATCCTCTTTCTCCTTGCCTGTGATTGGCTTGGCTGTTGAAGGGGGTTCCTTTGAAGCTGGGAGAGACAATGCAGGCCTTGAAGCCGCTGGAGGAGCAGGTGCGGAAGGCTGGGAGAATGCCATTGAGTTTGTTCCTGGGCAACCTTACCGGGGCCGCATGTTCCCTATTGTTCCCAGCGCTCCTCCACAGAGCTCAGTGACTGAGAGGGAACAGATTGCAGTGGGCAGGGGGCCGCCGCTTTGCCGGGATGCTGCAATGGGGCAGTGCTTTCGTGGGGAGAGCTGCATGTATCTCCATGGAGAGATATGCGATATGTGTGGGCGTCAGGTCTTGCACCCTCTGGATCCTGTGCAGAGGGAACACCATATAAAGGCTTGCATTGAAGCACACGAGGAGGATATGGAACTCTCGTTTGCAGTGCAACGAAGTATGGACAAAGTGTGTGGCATCTGCATGGAGGTTGTCTATGAGAAAGCCAACCCCAGTGATTGCCGCTTTGGCATCCTCTCCAACTGCAACCACACCTACTGTCTTAAGTGTATCCGCAGGTGGAGGACTGACAAACAGTTTGGCAACAGGATCGTCAAGTCCTGTCCACAGTGCAGGGTCACCTCCAACTTTGTCATTCCCAGTGAGTtctgggtggaggaggaggaagagaagcagaaactTATTCAGCAGTACAAGGAGGCAATGAGCAACAAGACTTGCAGGTATTTTGCTGAAAGCAGGGGTTTCTGCCCATTTGGAGAGAACTGTTTTTACAAGCACGCAGACCCTGAGGGCCCGGGAGAGGATCCTCAGAGGCAGGGTGCTGGGGAATCCGGTGCTCACTGCAGTCAACTTTTGGAGCCTACTCAG GATTGA